One Raphanus sativus cultivar WK10039 unplaced genomic scaffold, ASM80110v3 Scaffold2618, whole genome shotgun sequence genomic region harbors:
- the LOC130505827 gene encoding uncharacterized protein LOC130505827 → MSRFLGGLNREIQDKVEMQHYVEIEEMLHKAILVEQQLKRKGHSRGSYGTTRFQSPKEDKPNYQKESKPYQKDDTKPSNIYSKDKGKTGATGEYMSQDEKIHTDHEQTEEEFEEEPIKGRLLVTRRLLNLQTKTDEIEQRENLFYTRCLVQGKVCSLIIDGGSCVNVASETMVKKLGLQVQKHPKPYRLQWLNEQGEMRVSDQVMVPITIGRYEDEILCDVIPMEASHILLGRPWQSDRHVIHDGFTNKHSFEFRGKKTVLVPLTPKEVQEDQLHLQKKKEIELKTDLNKQHSFYAKQGDVKRILYSQNSILLLVFKESLLTTTDHTPDHPSELVSLLQEYADVFPEDSSNGLPPVRGIEHQIDFVPGSTLPNRPAYRTNPVETKELQRQVEELMEKDGVKVDPEKIKAIQEWPTPTTVGEVRSFHGLSGIGIGAVLMQDKRPIAYFSEKLGGATLNYATYDKELYAL, encoded by the exons ATGTCAAGGTTTCTTGGAGGGCTCAACCGAGAAATACAAGATAAGGTagagatgcaacactatgtggaaatagaagagatgttgcataaggccaTTCTAGTGGAGCAGCAGCTCAAGAGGAAGGGACATTCACGTGGAAGCTATGGGACTACTCGGTTCCAAAGTCCTAAGGAAGATAAGCCTAACTACCAGAAGGAGAGTAAACCTTATCAGAAAGATGATACCAAGCCTAGCAACATTTACAGCAAGGACAAAGGAAAGACAGGAGCCACTG GGGAGTATATGTCTCAAGATGAGAAGatacacactgatcatgagCAGACTGAAGAGGAGTTTGAAGAAGAACCGATCAAGGGAAGGTTGCTAGTGACAAGAAGGCTCTTGAATCTTCAAACTAAGACAGATGAGATTGAGCAGCGAGAGAACTTGTTCTACACTAGGTGTTTGGTTCAAGGGAAGGTATGTAGTCTTATCATTGATGGAGGCAGCTGCGTCAACGTGGCTAGCGAAACTATGGTCAAGAAATTGGGTTTGCAAGTTCAGAAGCATCCAAAACCATATAGACTGCAGTGGCTTAATGAGCAGGGCGAGATGAGGGTCTCTGATCAAGTAATGGTACCTATAACCATAGGGAGATATGAGGATGAGATCTTATGTGATGTGATACCTATGGAAGCAAGCCATATTCTTCTCGGACGACCATGGCAATCTGATAGACATGTGatacatgatggcttcaccaacaaGCACTCGTTTGAATTCAGAGgaaagaagacagtgctggtGCCATTAACCCCTAAAGAAGTGCAAGAGGATCAGCTCCatctacaaaaaaagaaagagattgaacTCAAAACTGATCTCAACAAGCAGCATAGCTTCTATGCCAAACAGGGAGATGTCAAACGAATTCTCTACTCtcaaaactctattttgttGCTTGTGTTTAAAGAATCTTTGCTAACCACCACTGATCATACACCGGaccatccgagtgaactagttTCTCTTTTACAGGAATATgcagatgtgtttccagaagatagtTCCAATGGTTTACCTCCAGttcgtgggattgagcatcagatagactttgtaCCTGGTTCCACACTACCAAACCGACCTGCATACAGAACTAATCCAGTGGAGACTAAAGAATTGCAAAGACAAGTagaggaactgatggagaagg atggagtgaAGGTTGATCCcgagaagatcaaagccatacaagagtggccaactCCAACTACAGTGGGAGAAGTgaggagttttcatgggctaTCAG gaattggaaTTGGTGCTGTATTGATGCAGGATAAAAGACCCAtagcatacttcagtgagaagcttggaggggCAACTCTCAATTATGCaacgtatgacaaggagttgtatGCTTTGTGA